A single region of the Deefgea piscis genome encodes:
- a CDS encoding heavy metal translocating P-type ATPase, whose product MNTESMLCFHCAQPCPAQSEFQIRYRQAMHPACCAGCQAVAETIINSGLDQYYTQRQQPADRNAPLPTELLEQLALYDDPALQQDFVHTTSGQEKEAALILEGISCAACIWLNEQHIAQLKGVTSVSINYSNHRARIAWDDSQIQLSTILQHIAAIGYRAIPYDHARDEQNWQKQRKSALFRLWVAGLSMMQVMMFVVPIYLAPAGEIEANWLSMMHWGSALLTLPVVLYSCWPFYRNSWRDLRRGRASMDLPVSIGVLVSFFASLYALITDHGEIYFDAVSMFVFLLLGGRYLELKARRSAGAAAEKLVKLVPTFAHQLDTEQRLHEVAVSRLKVNDRIVVKAGEIIPIDGVVLGGSSDVNEAMLTGESLPAHKTSGALVTAGTANLLSPLTIEVLHTGSETRIAAMVRILDQALSQKPRLATIADQIAGWFVFGLLIAAAATYWYWHLHDPLHALPITVALLVVSCPCALSLATPTALTASTGHLAQLGLLVTRANLLETLAKVTDIVLDKTGTLTFGEPRITRTIALNISSERALAIAQSLEQQSEHPIAKAFLAESNTESLPVAQQVQKHAQGGLSAIINQQYYVIGSLAFLAEQIQQAVPEEFELYRTEGSMVALSDGHTWLAAFVLADQLRTDAIATIAELKACGVQLHLVSGDQSSSVQAVAQQLNIQSAIANATPESKVSYMQSLQQQGKTVLMIGDGVNDAPVLALANVSIAMGAGVDIAHAAGDMVLLNNNLSCLPAALALAKKTQSIIKQNLLWALLYNLGALPLAAAGFITPWLASLGMAISSLLVVVNALRLLSRQKRP is encoded by the coding sequence ATGAATACCGAATCCATGCTTTGCTTTCACTGCGCCCAGCCTTGCCCCGCCCAAAGTGAATTTCAAATCCGCTATCGCCAAGCAATGCACCCTGCCTGCTGCGCGGGCTGCCAGGCGGTGGCCGAAACGATTATCAATAGCGGCTTAGATCAATACTATACGCAAAGGCAACAGCCAGCCGATCGCAACGCACCACTACCTACCGAGCTACTTGAGCAACTGGCGCTGTATGACGACCCAGCCTTACAGCAAGACTTTGTTCACACCACCAGCGGCCAAGAAAAAGAAGCGGCGCTCATCCTCGAAGGGATAAGCTGCGCGGCGTGCATTTGGCTCAATGAGCAACATATCGCCCAACTAAAAGGCGTTACCTCGGTATCGATCAATTATTCCAATCACCGAGCACGCATTGCTTGGGATGACAGCCAAATTCAACTGTCGACGATTTTGCAACACATTGCCGCAATTGGTTATCGCGCCATCCCTTATGACCATGCTCGCGATGAGCAAAACTGGCAAAAACAAAGAAAGTCGGCCTTATTTCGTCTGTGGGTTGCCGGTCTCTCGATGATGCAAGTCATGATGTTTGTCGTGCCGATTTACCTCGCCCCCGCAGGGGAAATCGAAGCCAACTGGCTCTCCATGATGCACTGGGGCAGTGCTTTACTTACCTTACCTGTGGTGTTGTATTCTTGCTGGCCGTTTTATCGCAACAGCTGGCGCGATTTGCGTCGTGGCCGCGCCAGCATGGATTTGCCCGTCAGCATCGGCGTATTGGTGTCATTTTTTGCCAGTTTGTATGCGCTGATCACCGATCATGGCGAGATTTATTTCGATGCCGTATCGATGTTTGTGTTTTTACTATTAGGCGGGCGCTATTTAGAGCTCAAAGCGCGGCGCAGTGCCGGTGCTGCGGCAGAAAAACTCGTTAAATTAGTGCCCACCTTTGCCCATCAACTCGATACCGAGCAGCGATTGCATGAGGTTGCCGTCAGCCGGCTCAAGGTCAACGATCGCATTGTGGTTAAAGCGGGTGAGATCATCCCGATTGATGGGGTGGTGCTTGGCGGATCTAGCGATGTAAATGAAGCCATGCTCACTGGCGAATCGCTACCCGCTCATAAAACTAGCGGCGCGCTAGTCACCGCAGGCACGGCCAATTTACTCTCACCACTCACCATTGAAGTACTACACACTGGCAGCGAAACGCGAATTGCCGCCATGGTGCGCATTTTGGATCAAGCACTAAGCCAAAAGCCTCGTTTAGCCACCATTGCTGATCAAATTGCCGGCTGGTTTGTATTTGGTCTACTGATTGCCGCAGCCGCAACGTATTGGTACTGGCATTTGCACGATCCTTTGCATGCGCTGCCGATTACGGTGGCACTGTTAGTCGTGTCTTGCCCTTGCGCCTTGTCGCTCGCCACCCCCACCGCGCTTACGGCGTCTACAGGCCATTTGGCGCAACTGGGTTTATTGGTCACTCGCGCCAACTTATTAGAGACCCTCGCCAAAGTCACCGATATTGTGCTCGATAAAACTGGCACACTGACCTTTGGTGAGCCGCGAATTACCCGAACCATCGCACTTAACATCAGCAGCGAGCGGGCTTTGGCCATCGCACAAAGCCTTGAGCAGCAATCGGAACATCCGATCGCCAAAGCGTTTTTAGCCGAGTCCAATACCGAAAGCCTGCCCGTAGCGCAGCAAGTACAAAAACATGCTCAGGGCGGTCTATCCGCAATAATCAATCAGCAGTATTACGTCATCGGCTCACTAGCATTTCTTGCCGAACAGATACAACAAGCCGTACCCGAAGAATTTGAGCTGTATCGGACTGAAGGCAGCATGGTTGCACTATCAGACGGACATACCTGGCTAGCCGCCTTTGTATTAGCCGATCAGTTACGCACTGATGCCATCGCCACCATCGCTGAGCTCAAAGCCTGCGGCGTACAACTGCATCTGGTTTCTGGTGACCAATCGAGTAGCGTACAAGCCGTAGCGCAACAGCTCAACATTCAATCAGCTATCGCCAATGCAACACCTGAAAGCAAAGTCAGCTACATGCAGTCCTTACAACAACAAGGCAAAACTGTGTTAATGATTGGCGATGGCGTCAATGATGCGCCGGTGCTAGCGCTAGCCAATGTTTCAATTGCCATGGGCGCTGGCGTGGATATTGCCCATGCCGCTGGCGATATGGTGCTATTAAACAACAATCTGTCTTGCCTTCCCGCCGCACTGGCACTCGCCAAAAAAACCCAGTCCATTATCAAACAAAATTTACTCTGGGCTTTGCTTTACAATCTCGGCGCATTGCCGCTGGCGGCGGCTGGGTTTATCACCCCTTGGCTTGCCAGCCTAGGCATGGCGATCAGTTCATTGCTGGTTGTCGTCAATGCCTTACGCCTACTTTCACGCCAAAAGAGGCCATAA
- a CDS encoding CidA/LrgA family protein: MANSEIGLRMLYGLSIIFLALVSGELLRQLFQLPIPAVVIGMLLLTAWCIVRRGAEQRVVYASEGLLRYLGILFVPAGVGLIELGDKLKSQGVAMVVTILISTVITLLVTGLVLQFLLARRKAKLTQQASK, encoded by the coding sequence TTGGCAAATTCTGAAATTGGATTGCGTATGTTGTATGGCTTATCAATTATTTTTCTCGCCTTAGTCAGTGGTGAATTATTACGGCAGCTGTTTCAGTTGCCAATTCCTGCGGTGGTGATTGGCATGTTGCTGCTGACTGCATGGTGTATTGTGCGGCGCGGTGCCGAGCAACGCGTGGTTTATGCTTCAGAAGGCTTGCTTCGCTACTTGGGTATTTTGTTTGTTCCGGCTGGGGTGGGGCTGATTGAGTTGGGTGACAAATTAAAATCACAAGGTGTGGCGATGGTGGTTACGATTTTAATTTCTACCGTGATTACTTTGCTGGTAACGGGTTTGGTATTGCAGTTTTTATTGGCCAGACGCAAAGCTAAATTGACTCAGCAGGCTAGCAAATGA
- a CDS encoding LrgB family protein: protein MSVISALAQYPATWIALTGVTYLLADTLYHRARCFPLLNPVLVSVLVLIVVLKISGVSYATYFAGAKPIHLLLGPATVALAIPLYLNLAKMKQYFIPLSIALLVGSTVGIVSVLILGQWMGLTWTTILSFAPKSCTTPIAMALSQEHGGLPSLTANAVIVAGIAGAAMALPLFRWLKIEHEVAQGFALGLASHGVGTARAFQISDTAGAFAGLAMGFNGVVTALILPILLTAWYW, encoded by the coding sequence ATGAGCGTTATTTCAGCCCTCGCGCAATATCCTGCAACATGGATTGCACTCACTGGCGTGACTTATTTATTGGCCGATACGCTGTATCACCGCGCACGTTGTTTTCCTTTACTCAATCCAGTGTTGGTTTCGGTTTTAGTGCTGATTGTGGTGTTAAAAATTAGCGGCGTGTCGTATGCAACTTATTTTGCCGGTGCCAAGCCGATTCATTTATTGCTCGGTCCGGCCACCGTGGCGCTCGCGATTCCTTTGTATCTCAATTTAGCGAAAATGAAGCAATACTTTATTCCACTGAGTATTGCTTTATTGGTCGGCTCGACGGTGGGGATTGTGTCGGTGTTGATTTTGGGGCAGTGGATGGGTTTGACTTGGACCACCATATTATCTTTTGCGCCTAAATCATGTACTACACCCATTGCGATGGCTTTATCACAAGAGCATGGTGGCTTACCGTCGCTCACCGCCAACGCGGTGATTGTTGCCGGGATTGCAGGTGCGGCGATGGCGCTGCCTTTGTTTCGCTGGTTGAAAATTGAGCATGAAGTAGCGCAAGGCTTTGCATTGGGTTTGGCTTCGCATGGTGTAGGCACTGCGCGCGCGTTTCAGATTTCCGATACGGCAGGTGCATTTGCAGGATTGGCGATGGGCTTTAATGGGGTGGTTACGGCGCTGATTTTGCCGATTTTGCTGACAGCGTGGTACTGGTAA